A region from the Candidatus Binatia bacterium genome encodes:
- a CDS encoding glycosyltransferase family 2 protein, with the protein MIDGRRVCVVLPAYNAARTLEQTIADVPKAVVDDFVVVDDQSSDDTVAVARRLGLHVIVHPKNRGYGGNQKTCYTEALKRGADIVVMVHPDYQYQPKLVPALAACISSGLFDVALGSRILGGDAMKGGMPVYKYVANRFLTLVENLILGQKLSEYHTGYRAFSRRLLLELPLEENDDDFIFDNQMLVQAVEFGFRIGEITCPTRYEPDSSSINFSRSVKYGLGVLQTATLARLKRWGVANPAFLEANGRRLAVDAAEAHAHDIVRSQ; encoded by the coding sequence GTGATCGACGGTAGACGCGTCTGCGTCGTCTTGCCCGCCTATAACGCGGCCCGGACGCTGGAACAGACGATCGCGGACGTGCCGAAGGCGGTCGTCGACGATTTCGTCGTCGTGGATGATCAGTCCAGCGATGACACGGTCGCAGTGGCGCGGCGGCTCGGCTTGCACGTGATCGTTCATCCGAAGAACCGTGGATACGGTGGCAATCAGAAGACCTGCTACACGGAAGCGCTGAAGCGCGGTGCGGACATCGTCGTGATGGTGCACCCCGACTATCAGTACCAACCGAAGCTGGTGCCGGCGCTCGCTGCCTGCATCTCGAGCGGCTTGTTCGACGTCGCGTTGGGGTCTCGGATTCTCGGCGGGGATGCGATGAAGGGCGGCATGCCGGTCTACAAGTACGTCGCGAATCGCTTCCTCACGCTCGTCGAGAACCTGATCCTCGGCCAGAAGCTCTCGGAGTACCACACCGGCTACCGCGCGTTCTCGCGCCGCCTGCTCCTCGAACTCCCGCTTGAAGAGAACGACGACGACTTCATCTTCGACAACCAGATGTTGGTTCAGGCCGTCGAGTTCGGGTTTCGGATCGGAGAGATCACGTGCCCCACGCGCTACGAGCCCGACTCCTCGTCGATCAACTTCTCGCGAAGTGTGAAGTACGGCCTGGGTGTGTTGCAGACGGCGACGCTCGCGCGACTGAAGCGTTGGGGCGTCGCGAACCCGGCGTTCCTCGAAGCGAACGGGCGACGGCTCGCCGTGGATGCGGCCGAGGCTCACGCGCACGACATTGTGCGCTCGCAGTGA
- a CDS encoding glycerol-3-phosphate dehydrogenase/oxidase — protein sequence MNRDEMVGALEGDPFDVLVIGGGASGLGVAVDAQTRGYRTLLLEKYDFAKGTSSRSTKLVHGGVRYLQQGNVSLVFEALRERGLLCRNAPHLVSDLGFVVPRYKWWEGPFYGVGLKVYDRLAGRLNIAPSRVLDRKETIAHIPNVQTEDLLGGVIYHDAQFDDARMAFTLARTAADHGATVLNYVSVVGLMKEADSVIGVRAVDEESGREIEIRAKVVVNATGIFADQVRRMDVPESEVTLAPSQGVHLVLDRAFQPSDTALMVPHTDDGRVLFVIPWHGRVLVGTTDTPVDGPEIEPRPLPEEVDFILRNAGRYLERDPGEADVLSYFAGLRPLFQGGGERGGTKSISREHSVIVSDSGLVTLVGGKWTTYRKMGEDTVDDAALVAELPESKCITEDLRLHGWMSRDDPDRPHDGHMAMYGSDAKDVYDFLATDPALAEPIHANLPYARGQVVWAARYEMARNIDDVLARRTRSLLLDAKAAIEAAPDVGRLLAGELGRDDVWVKSQVEEFQEMARGYLP from the coding sequence GTGAATCGTGACGAGATGGTCGGCGCTCTGGAGGGCGATCCGTTCGACGTCCTGGTGATCGGTGGCGGAGCGAGTGGGCTCGGTGTCGCGGTCGACGCGCAGACGCGTGGCTACCGGACGCTTCTTCTCGAGAAGTACGATTTCGCCAAAGGTACCTCGAGCCGCAGCACGAAGCTCGTGCACGGCGGCGTCCGCTACCTCCAGCAGGGGAACGTCTCTCTGGTTTTCGAAGCCCTGCGTGAGCGTGGCCTCCTGTGTCGCAACGCGCCGCATCTGGTGAGCGATCTCGGCTTCGTTGTTCCGCGGTACAAGTGGTGGGAGGGGCCGTTCTACGGCGTCGGTCTCAAGGTGTACGACCGGCTCGCGGGGCGGCTGAACATCGCTCCGTCGCGCGTACTCGATCGCAAGGAGACGATCGCTCACATCCCGAACGTTCAGACCGAGGACCTTCTCGGCGGAGTGATCTACCACGATGCGCAGTTCGACGATGCGCGAATGGCGTTCACGCTGGCCCGCACGGCCGCCGATCACGGCGCGACCGTGCTGAACTACGTTTCGGTCGTCGGATTGATGAAGGAAGCCGACTCTGTCATCGGCGTCCGCGCCGTCGACGAGGAGAGCGGTCGCGAGATCGAGATCCGTGCGAAGGTCGTAGTGAACGCCACCGGAATCTTCGCGGATCAGGTCCGCCGCATGGACGTGCCGGAGAGCGAGGTCACACTCGCACCGAGTCAGGGCGTCCATCTCGTCCTCGATCGAGCTTTCCAGCCGAGCGATACGGCGCTGATGGTGCCGCATACCGACGACGGCCGCGTTCTGTTCGTGATTCCGTGGCACGGGCGGGTGCTCGTGGGGACGACGGACACGCCGGTCGACGGTCCCGAGATCGAACCCCGGCCCCTGCCAGAAGAAGTCGATTTCATTCTCCGGAACGCGGGGCGCTATCTCGAGCGCGATCCAGGCGAAGCCGACGTGCTGAGCTACTTCGCGGGTCTCCGTCCCCTCTTTCAGGGAGGCGGGGAGCGCGGTGGGACGAAGTCGATCTCGCGCGAGCATTCGGTGATCGTTTCCGACTCTGGGCTCGTGACTCTGGTCGGCGGCAAGTGGACGACGTACCGCAAGATGGGGGAGGACACCGTTGACGATGCGGCGCTGGTCGCCGAGCTACCAGAGAGCAAGTGCATCACCGAGGACCTTCGCCTGCACGGTTGGATGTCGCGCGATGACCCCGACCGTCCGCACGACGGGCACATGGCGATGTACGGCTCCGATGCGAAGGATGTCTACGACTTCCTCGCGACCGATCCGGCGTTGGCCGAGCCGATCCACGCGAATCTTCCGTACGCTCGCGGTCAGGTCGTGTGGGCCGCTCGATACGAAATGGCGCGCAACATCGACGACGTCCTGGCCCGGCGCACGCGGAGTCTCTTGCTGGACGCAAAGGCCGCGATCGAAGCGGCCCCCGATGTCGGGCGCCTGCTCGCCGGAGAACTCGGGCGCGACGACGTCTGGGTGAAGTCGCAGGTCGAGGAGTTCCAGGAAATGGCTCGGGGGTATTTGCCGTGA
- a CDS encoding glycosyltransferase family 39 protein, with amino-acid sequence MPVTREAHALNTLPASRDETDDSARRTESWLDANANVVTLGLVALNLVLKLSRIRAQGLWFDEAISLSQVQGPFDLARNLSLDASAPLYGLLLFAWTSVLGPSLEAARGLSAALSSLTAALLFVFGRRFLDGRTGLFAALLFTASRTQLYYGHEARAYALVGLVCIASFYAFLLLLEEPTRRRTFAAAALSAALVYAHYIAVFALVAQLLTALCTVHVRSRAMSAYVVSQVLAAALFAPCAAYLLLSATPLPMATWIRPPVPGDILYVLNAFSGGPVLVGLYTAVFTTAILLGRSGLATFDRDRVILLALWLVAPLALDYAFSFAVPSFLYRYLLYASLALFLLVAYALTRLPLPERGRFAVLAVILVPAAWGLWTEPILRADWRAAAEVALREHDEGVLTVVTPPHQLLPFAYHYSRESFADPTNMVDDMNRLGVYGVPHLAGLAETARNEIHRIVVVSPADDTPTELDELMAGAHYSRVRSREFTGVQVNVFESSR; translated from the coding sequence GTGCCGGTCACGAGAGAGGCCCACGCGCTGAACACTTTACCCGCTTCCCGCGACGAGACGGACGACTCCGCTCGTCGCACTGAGTCCTGGCTCGACGCGAACGCGAACGTGGTCACCCTCGGACTCGTGGCTTTGAACCTCGTCCTAAAGCTGTCTCGGATCCGAGCGCAGGGCCTGTGGTTCGACGAGGCGATCTCGCTCTCCCAGGTCCAGGGCCCATTCGACCTCGCCCGGAACCTTTCGCTCGATGCGAGCGCCCCTCTCTACGGGCTGCTTCTCTTCGCCTGGACCTCGGTGCTCGGCCCCTCACTCGAGGCGGCGCGCGGCCTCTCGGCGGCACTGAGTTCGCTCACCGCGGCGCTTCTCTTTGTATTCGGACGACGCTTCCTCGACGGCCGCACGGGACTCTTCGCCGCACTCCTCTTCACCGCCTCGCGCACGCAGCTTTACTACGGCCACGAGGCCCGAGCGTACGCGCTCGTCGGGCTTGTGTGCATCGCCTCCTTCTACGCGTTCCTCCTTCTCCTGGAGGAACCCACGCGCCGGCGGACCTTCGCGGCGGCCGCGCTATCGGCCGCGCTGGTGTACGCGCACTACATCGCCGTATTCGCGCTGGTCGCGCAGCTGCTCACCGCCCTCTGCACAGTCCACGTTCGCAGCCGGGCGATGTCCGCTTACGTCGTCTCCCAGGTCCTCGCCGCAGCACTCTTCGCCCCGTGCGCTGCGTACCTGCTTCTCTCGGCCACGCCCCTACCCATGGCCACGTGGATCCGACCGCCGGTTCCCGGAGACATCCTATACGTGCTGAACGCATTCTCCGGAGGTCCAGTTCTCGTGGGCCTCTACACCGCGGTCTTCACGACGGCCATTCTCCTCGGACGGTCGGGCCTCGCCACGTTCGACCGCGATCGCGTGATCCTGCTCGCCCTGTGGCTCGTCGCCCCTCTCGCACTCGACTACGCGTTCTCGTTTGCAGTCCCGTCTTTCCTGTACCGCTATCTGCTCTATGCCTCGCTCGCGCTCTTTCTGCTCGTGGCGTACGCCCTCACGCGCCTTCCCCTCCCCGAGCGGGGCCGCTTCGCGGTTCTCGCCGTAATCCTCGTGCCGGCGGCGTGGGGCCTGTGGACCGAGCCAATCCTTCGGGCCGATTGGCGCGCGGCCGCCGAAGTCGCCCTGCGCGAACACGACGAGGGCGTCCTCACGGTCGTCACGCCTCCGCACCAGCTACTACCGTTCGCCTACCACTACTCTCGCGAGTCGTTCGCCGATCCCACAAACATGGTCGATGACATGAACCGCCTGGGAGTGTACGGCGTGCCGCACCTCGCCGGCCTGGCCGAGACCGCCCGGAACGAGATCCATCGAATCGTGGTGGTCTCCCCAGCCGACGACACGCCCACGGAGCTCGATGAGCTGATGGCCGGAGCGCACTACAGCCGCGTGCGCTCCCGGGAGTTCACCGGCGTGCAGGTGAACGTGTTCGAGTCGTCGCGCTGA
- a CDS encoding mercuric reductase, producing the protein MSELPVIEPLDEYNRVLIDNVHPADWENPEPTGRYNLVVVGAGSAGLIAASIAAGLGAKVALIERHYLGGDCLNVGCVPSKGIIRAARMVADARRAADEIGLPLAADAQADFGLAMERVRRVRSVISTEDSARRYRDELGVEVYLGDAQFTGRDTVAVGEQTLQFKRAIIATGARAVELPIPGLGEAGCLTNETLFNLTERPRRFGVIGAGPIGCEMAQAFRRLGSEVVVLHADGHILPREDVDAAEVVQQKFADEGIRLVHGCKIQKVEVRPEGKVVEVWLPGGGTQEVVVDEILLGVGRAPNVEGLGLEEAGVEFDVRDGVKVDDTLQTTNPRIFSAGDVCMSWKFTHAADATAKIVVQNALFSVGSVGRKKLSDLVMPWCTYTDPEIAHVGMYEHDAKAAGLEVDTWQVPLHMVNRAVTDGEAEGFVKVHTKKGTDEIVGATIVATHAGEMISEVTLAMVGKLGLGRFVDVIHPYPVQAEGIKRAAGLFTRGRLTPTVKTVFNAFLGWQRL; encoded by the coding sequence ATGTCCGAGTTGCCGGTGATCGAACCGCTGGACGAGTACAACCGCGTCCTGATCGACAATGTTCATCCGGCAGATTGGGAGAATCCGGAGCCGACGGGACGATACAACCTGGTCGTCGTCGGGGCGGGGTCGGCTGGGCTCATTGCAGCCTCCATCGCGGCCGGGCTCGGCGCGAAGGTCGCGCTGATCGAGCGACACTATCTCGGCGGGGATTGCCTGAACGTGGGCTGTGTCCCTTCCAAGGGTATCATCCGCGCCGCGCGCATGGTTGCCGATGCGAGGCGAGCGGCCGACGAGATCGGTCTGCCCCTCGCGGCGGACGCGCAGGCCGACTTCGGGCTCGCCATGGAACGGGTGCGACGCGTTCGTTCGGTCATCAGCACCGAGGACTCCGCGCGCCGGTATCGAGACGAGCTCGGCGTCGAGGTCTACCTCGGGGATGCGCAGTTCACCGGGCGAGATACCGTCGCCGTGGGTGAGCAGACGCTTCAGTTCAAGAGAGCGATCATCGCGACCGGCGCGCGCGCCGTCGAGCTGCCGATCCCGGGGCTGGGTGAGGCCGGCTGCCTGACGAACGAGACGTTGTTCAACCTAACCGAGCGCCCGCGTCGGTTTGGCGTGATCGGCGCAGGGCCGATCGGCTGTGAGATGGCGCAGGCGTTCCGTCGACTCGGATCGGAAGTTGTCGTCCTGCACGCGGATGGGCACATCCTACCGCGCGAGGACGTCGATGCCGCCGAGGTCGTGCAGCAGAAGTTTGCGGACGAGGGGATTCGCCTGGTCCACGGCTGCAAGATCCAGAAGGTCGAGGTCCGGCCCGAAGGCAAGGTAGTGGAGGTTTGGTTGCCCGGTGGCGGGACGCAAGAGGTGGTCGTCGACGAGATCCTCCTCGGGGTGGGGCGCGCCCCGAACGTCGAGGGTCTGGGGCTCGAGGAGGCCGGGGTCGAGTTCGACGTGCGCGATGGCGTGAAGGTAGATGACACCCTTCAGACGACGAACCCTCGAATATTCAGCGCGGGTGACGTGTGCATGAGCTGGAAGTTCACGCACGCCGCGGACGCCACCGCGAAGATCGTCGTGCAGAACGCACTGTTCTCCGTCGGGTCGGTGGGTCGAAAGAAGCTCTCTGATCTCGTGATGCCGTGGTGCACGTACACGGATCCGGAGATTGCGCACGTCGGCATGTACGAGCACGATGCGAAGGCCGCCGGGCTCGAGGTGGACACGTGGCAGGTTCCTCTTCACATGGTGAATCGCGCCGTTACCGACGGCGAGGCCGAGGGCTTCGTCAAGGTGCACACGAAGAAGGGCACCGACGAGATCGTCGGGGCGACGATCGTCGCAACCCACGCCGGGGAGATGATCAGCGAGGTCACTCTCGCGATGGTCGGAAAGCTTGGCCTCGGTCGCTTCGTCGACGTGATCCATCCGTACCCGGTGCAGGCTGAGGGCATCAAGCGAGCAGCGGGTCTGTTCACTCGTGGGCGACTTACGCCGACGGTGAAGACGGTGTTCAACGCGTTTCTGGGTTGGCAGCGCCTCTGA
- a CDS encoding GntR family transcriptional regulator, producing MARKSISESSARPVLAGRPVRVPKAGQMIASSIREQIAAGELVAGSPLPNETDLMAHFEVARPTAREALRILEAEGLIEIVRGAHGGARVRAPDVGAAARHCAVLLQLQGTTLAEVYEVRLMLEPTAARLAAERAPRRDAAAALEAVIDEEERAFDQVGSLAEQAIRFQETLVDVAGNPTLALLVRLLHELVSRQTGSRIKPDLEDAARKRLRRRLIRAQRAVTEAIRAGRGEDAEAEWRKFLSGVRDALVVNGGGRVRVDQSA from the coding sequence ATGGCACGCAAGTCCATATCCGAGTCCTCGGCGAGGCCGGTTCTCGCGGGGAGGCCGGTTCGGGTTCCCAAGGCGGGGCAGATGATCGCGAGCTCGATTCGCGAGCAGATCGCTGCGGGGGAGCTCGTTGCGGGAAGCCCGCTCCCGAACGAGACGGACCTCATGGCTCATTTCGAGGTCGCTCGCCCGACGGCCCGCGAGGCCCTGCGGATCCTCGAGGCCGAGGGGTTGATCGAGATCGTTCGCGGAGCGCACGGCGGAGCCCGCGTGCGTGCGCCGGACGTCGGGGCTGCGGCGCGACACTGTGCCGTCCTGCTCCAGCTGCAGGGGACGACTCTCGCCGAGGTCTACGAGGTGCGGTTGATGCTCGAGCCGACTGCGGCACGGCTCGCGGCCGAGCGTGCACCACGCCGAGACGCGGCGGCGGCCCTCGAGGCGGTCATCGATGAAGAGGAACGCGCGTTCGACCAGGTAGGGTCCCTGGCCGAGCAGGCGATTCGATTCCAGGAAACCCTCGTCGACGTGGCGGGCAATCCCACCTTGGCTCTGTTGGTCCGGCTGCTGCACGAGCTCGTGTCGAGGCAGACGGGCTCCCGGATCAAGCCCGATCTCGAGGACGCCGCGCGCAAGCGCCTCCGACGACGGCTGATTCGCGCCCAGCGCGCCGTGACTGAAGCGATCCGCGCCGGCCGTGGTGAAGATGCGGAAGCCGAGTGGCGTAAATTCCTCTCCGGAGTCCGGGACGCGTTGGTCGTGAACGGCGGCGGCCGGGTGCGGGTCGACCAGTCCGCGTAG
- a CDS encoding amidohydrolase family protein, which yields MAREYKLVSADSHVLEPPHIWKTYLPKKFHDKAPYVVPDGEGGEAWQFAPDVAPAPIGIYASAGRSHDEIRWTGVTFAGANQGNFRGEPRLLEQDQDGIDAEVLFGSARMMSHFYSDPDPEFHVAGVRAYNDWLAQEVVAVDPSRLIGLAVLPALGCEEAIAEMERCLALGFRGVWLNAMPSVGEKIRPQDDPFWEAAQANGVPVHFHVRAMRKIAKPRPKGVRGGDLTGLANVGAVDMMSQFGEIVESGVHDRFPKLKWVMVEAGAGWLPYLLEQLDDRWRRNRSWLPTKLEHEPSFYYRRNWLSTFMIDHYAVRNRDVLGVENLMWSTDYPHHGCDWPHSRKVVDEMFEGVPEDERAKMVARNAIDLYGLG from the coding sequence ATGGCGCGGGAGTACAAGCTGGTGTCGGCGGATTCGCACGTACTGGAACCGCCGCACATCTGGAAGACGTATCTGCCGAAGAAGTTCCACGACAAAGCGCCCTACGTCGTCCCCGACGGTGAAGGCGGGGAGGCATGGCAGTTCGCACCGGACGTCGCGCCGGCACCCATCGGGATCTACGCATCCGCCGGGCGCAGCCACGACGAGATCCGCTGGACCGGCGTCACCTTCGCCGGAGCCAACCAAGGCAACTTCCGGGGCGAGCCGCGGCTCCTGGAGCAAGATCAGGACGGCATCGACGCCGAGGTTCTCTTCGGATCGGCCCGGATGATGAGCCACTTCTATTCGGATCCTGACCCCGAGTTCCACGTCGCCGGCGTCCGCGCCTACAACGACTGGCTCGCGCAAGAAGTCGTGGCGGTCGATCCGTCTCGACTGATCGGGCTAGCCGTCCTTCCCGCGCTCGGCTGCGAAGAGGCCATCGCAGAGATGGAGCGCTGCCTCGCACTAGGCTTCCGCGGCGTCTGGCTCAACGCGATGCCGAGCGTGGGCGAGAAGATCCGCCCGCAAGACGATCCCTTCTGGGAAGCCGCGCAGGCAAACGGCGTCCCCGTCCACTTCCACGTTCGCGCGATGCGCAAGATCGCGAAACCTCGACCGAAGGGCGTACGCGGCGGCGATCTCACCGGCCTCGCGAACGTCGGCGCGGTCGACATGATGAGTCAGTTCGGCGAGATCGTGGAATCCGGCGTGCACGACCGCTTTCCGAAGCTCAAGTGGGTCATGGTCGAGGCGGGGGCGGGATGGCTTCCCTACCTCCTCGAGCAACTCGACGATCGCTGGCGCCGCAATCGATCGTGGCTACCCACCAAGCTCGAGCACGAGCCGAGCTTCTACTATCGCCGCAACTGGCTGTCGACGTTCATGATCGACCACTACGCCGTGCGCAATCGCGACGTCCTCGGTGTCGAAAACCTGATGTGGTCCACCGACTACCCGCATCACGGCTGCGACTGGCCGCACTCCCGCAAGGTCGTCGACGAGATGTTCGAAGGCGTCCCCGAAGACGAGCGCGCAAAGATGGTCGCCCGGAACGCGATCGATTTATACGGCCTCGGCTGA
- a CDS encoding amidohydrolase family protein has product MAATGRDYRIISADSHTVEPPDLWEKWLDKKYLDTAPKLVDDGDGGDAWLYMGATKPEPLGLVCCVGTRPEDLKWTGVKYGETIHPSCHDGAERLKIMDEDGVDAEMLYPPQRAVLTFMKNENKEAHLAGIQAYNRWLKDGFCAADPERLIGIFQTPNVGIETSVSELKRAKKEGYRGVALSAWPSGGENLSPDDDPFWNVAAELDMPVSIHLLLAASTRKNVGSKQAAVALGAGAFAYTMPLITELIFQGVFDRFPKLRMAGVETGIGWIPHFLEMTDDRYWRNRHWAEVKLKKVPSDYFRDHWLCTFIIDRSGIAARHQVGIDNIAWSTDFPHHGNDWPYSRKTIDEMLFEVPAEERDKIICTNAAKFWGLVE; this is encoded by the coding sequence ATGGCTGCGACTGGACGCGACTACCGAATCATCTCCGCCGACTCCCACACCGTGGAGCCGCCGGATCTCTGGGAGAAGTGGCTCGACAAGAAGTACCTCGACACGGCTCCGAAGCTCGTCGATGACGGCGACGGGGGCGACGCGTGGCTCTACATGGGCGCCACCAAGCCAGAGCCTCTCGGCCTCGTGTGCTGCGTCGGCACCCGCCCCGAAGACCTGAAGTGGACCGGCGTGAAGTACGGCGAAACGATCCACCCCTCCTGCCATGACGGCGCCGAGCGCCTGAAGATCATGGACGAGGACGGAGTCGACGCCGAAATGCTGTACCCACCTCAGCGGGCCGTGCTCACGTTCATGAAGAACGAGAACAAGGAGGCCCATCTGGCCGGCATCCAGGCCTATAACCGCTGGCTCAAGGACGGTTTCTGCGCGGCGGACCCCGAACGCCTGATAGGCATCTTCCAGACACCGAACGTAGGCATCGAAACGTCGGTGTCGGAGCTGAAACGCGCGAAGAAGGAGGGCTACCGAGGCGTCGCCCTCTCCGCCTGGCCGTCGGGCGGCGAGAACCTCTCGCCCGACGACGACCCCTTCTGGAACGTCGCGGCCGAGCTCGACATGCCGGTGAGCATCCACCTGCTGCTCGCTGCCAGCACCCGCAAGAACGTCGGCTCGAAGCAGGCCGCAGTAGCCCTCGGTGCCGGCGCGTTCGCGTACACGATGCCTCTCATCACCGAGCTGATCTTCCAGGGCGTCTTCGACCGTTTCCCGAAGCTCCGCATGGCGGGCGTCGAAACCGGCATCGGTTGGATCCCGCACTTCCTCGAGATGACGGACGATCGCTACTGGCGAAACCGTCACTGGGCGGAAGTCAAGCTAAAGAAAGTTCCGAGCGACTACTTCCGCGACCATTGGCTCTGCACGTTCATCATCGATCGAAGCGGAATCGCAGCTCGCCACCAAGTCGGCATCGACAACATCGCGTGGTCGACGGACTTTCCGCATCACGGAAACGACTGGCCGTACTCGCGTAAGACGATCGACGAAATGCTCTTCGAAGTTCCGGCCGAGGAACGCGACAAGATCATCTGCACGAACGCGGCAAAGTTTTGGGGACTCGTCGAATAG
- a CDS encoding creatininase family protein: MATRVTTNAPASTYDPTILRWEMLTKRRFDEIDRANAIVLVTCSPLEVHGPHVSERHRDREILELPYIFAASDPLPHPGSLFFHPQTTVKVLVDLGRSLAAQGFKNVFVSNFHGSPRHFLSIEKACDKVTREREINMACIFSILITRLTGGGSELYDALGDLPGVEKENLVGDAHGGLVETSQLLALHPEWVERDYGALPRRTVDLWLDEQGQAKPAAERGKPPGLLAMVRSFQAGLAFFRADTYAGAPGAASPELGHQILDTLSKHGGDTVSEILDGKLPPQQWHSPLWPKRFLFTNTLMVRLFNRLLRIPDGIA; the protein is encoded by the coding sequence ATGGCGACACGCGTGACTACGAACGCACCCGCCTCCACCTACGATCCCACCATCCTTCGATGGGAGATGCTCACGAAGCGGCGCTTCGACGAAATCGATCGAGCGAACGCCATCGTACTCGTCACGTGCTCTCCGCTCGAAGTCCACGGGCCGCATGTTTCCGAGCGACATCGCGACCGAGAGATCCTGGAGCTCCCGTACATCTTCGCGGCAAGCGATCCGCTCCCCCACCCCGGCTCTCTCTTTTTCCATCCACAGACGACCGTGAAGGTTCTGGTCGACCTCGGTCGCTCCCTCGCAGCCCAGGGATTCAAGAACGTCTTCGTGTCGAACTTCCACGGGAGCCCGCGTCACTTTCTGTCGATTGAGAAGGCCTGCGACAAGGTGACTCGCGAGCGCGAGATCAACATGGCGTGCATTTTTTCAATTCTGATCACACGCCTCACCGGGGGCGGCTCCGAACTCTACGACGCGCTCGGCGACCTTCCCGGCGTCGAGAAGGAAAATCTCGTGGGCGACGCCCACGGTGGCCTGGTCGAAACGTCCCAGCTGCTCGCCCTTCACCCCGAGTGGGTCGAGCGGGACTACGGCGCCCTGCCGCGGCGAACCGTCGACCTCTGGCTCGACGAGCAGGGGCAAGCGAAACCGGCCGCGGAACGAGGAAAACCCCCGGGCCTCCTGGCCATGGTGAGATCCTTCCAGGCCGGCCTCGCCTTCTTTCGTGCCGATACCTACGCCGGTGCGCCCGGGGCCGCATCCCCCGAACTCGGGCACCAGATTCTCGACACCCTATCCAAACATGGAGGCGATACCGTCAGCGAGATTCTCGACGGCAAGCTCCCGCCGCAGCAGTGGCATTCGCCCCTCTGGCCCAAGCGCTTTCTCTTCACGAACACGCTCATGGTCCGGCTCTTCAATCGGCTCCTCCGGATTCCGGACGGGATCGCCTGA